A genomic window from Pyruvatibacter sp. includes:
- a CDS encoding SDR family oxidoreductase, which translates to MSQADTRKSIFITGAASGMGLATAQLFASKGWFVGATDVNQAGLDAFAKDAGADNCFTSVLDVRDGDAYAQVLKDFAAQTGGTLDLLFNNAGIGAGGFFDEMNFDDVMAVVNINFVGVMRGIHLAYPLLRATPNSLCFTTSSSSATFGMPGIAVYSATKHAVKGLTEALSIEFARHGVRAADVLPGLIDTPILPEGTQDGAPSEGMFRLMPASSVADAVWAAYHTPDRLHWFVPEEIGELDKAAGNTPELVREQIKNTGPLAAVIKEMEERAAAAK; encoded by the coding sequence ATGAGCCAGGCCGACACACGCAAATCTATTTTCATTACCGGGGCTGCCAGCGGTATGGGGCTGGCAACCGCGCAGCTTTTTGCCTCCAAGGGCTGGTTTGTGGGAGCCACCGACGTCAACCAGGCGGGGCTTGATGCCTTTGCCAAAGATGCGGGCGCCGACAACTGCTTTACGTCGGTTCTGGATGTGCGCGACGGCGACGCCTATGCGCAGGTGCTCAAGGATTTTGCCGCACAGACCGGCGGCACCCTTGACCTGCTGTTCAATAATGCAGGCATCGGTGCCGGCGGCTTTTTCGATGAAATGAACTTCGACGATGTAATGGCGGTCGTGAACATCAACTTTGTTGGTGTCATGCGGGGCATTCACCTTGCCTACCCGCTGTTGCGCGCAACGCCCAACTCATTGTGCTTCACCACATCGTCATCGTCCGCCACCTTCGGTATGCCGGGCATTGCTGTGTATTCCGCCACCAAGCACGCAGTCAAAGGCTTGACAGAGGCGCTCTCCATTGAGTTCGCGCGCCATGGTGTGCGGGCGGCAGATGTGTTGCCGGGTCTGATTGATACGCCGATTTTGCCGGAGGGGACGCAGGACGGCGCGCCGAGCGAAGGCATGTTCCGGCTGATGCCCGCGTCATCTGTGGCGGATGCGGTGTGGGCTGCGTATCACACGCCGGACAGGCTGCACTGGTTTGTGCCGGAGGAAATCGGCGAACTGGACAAAGCGGCCGGCAACACGCCGGAGCTTGTGCGCGAGCAGATCAAGAATACAGGACCACTGGCCGCCGTCATCAAAGAGATGGAAGAGCGGGCTGCGGCTGCAAAATAG
- the ppdK gene encoding pyruvate, phosphate dikinase, translating to MTKWVYSFGDGTAEGSAKDRNLLGGKGANLAEMSNLGLPVPPGFTITTDLCTAYYDNNRKYPDDLSGQVDAALEKIGALVGATFGDTKNPLLVSVRSGARASMPGMMDTVLNLGLNDETVGALATLSGDERFALDSYRRFIQMYSDVVLGVDHYHFEEILETFKEDNELTLDTELTAENWKEIISHYKAAVERELQQPFPQDVRDQLWGAISAVFGSWRNDRADTYRRLHNIPESWGTAVNVQAMVFGNMGETSATGVAFTRDPSTGANEFYGEFLINAQGEDVVAGIRTPQNLTKKARVAAGSKDPSMEEAMPEVFGQLVDIYHKLEGHYRDMQDIEFTVQQGKLWMLQTRSGKRTAKAALKIACDMVDEGLITSNEAVLRVEPGSLDQLLHPTLDPKAERQVIATGLPASPGAASGAVVFTAEHAVECMQEGKRVILVRIETSPEDIHGMHAAQGILTTRGGMTSHAAVVARGMGRPCVSGTGSVRVDYAAKQFTVGGVTVREGDIITIDGSKGQVILGEVPTLQPELSGDFAKLMVWADEARRMKVRTNAETPHDAETARKFGAEGIGLCRTEHMFFEAERIVAVREMILADEHDTQGRKTALAKILPMQRKDFTELFEIMSGLPVTIRLLDPPLHEFLPQTDDEMDDVAAASGIDAKKLKQRAHELHEFNPMLGHRGCRLGISYPEIYEMQARAIFEASIAAAEKTGAPVTPEIMVPLVAMKQELDTLKARIVAIAGEVEKETGKKLNYLVGTMIELPRAALQAARIAETAEFFSFGTNDLTQTTYGISRDDAAMFLKNYQDQGLIEQDPFVSLDPDGVGELVKIGVERGRATRPDIKLGICGEHGGDPESVRFCESVGLDYVSCSPYRVPIARLAAAQAALQAE from the coding sequence ATGACCAAGTGGGTTTACAGTTTTGGCGACGGCACGGCGGAAGGGTCCGCCAAGGACCGCAACCTTTTGGGCGGCAAGGGCGCGAACCTTGCTGAAATGTCCAATCTTGGCCTGCCGGTGCCGCCGGGCTTCACCATCACCACTGATCTGTGCACGGCCTATTACGACAACAACCGTAAGTACCCGGATGATTTGTCAGGGCAGGTTGATGCAGCGCTTGAGAAAATCGGCGCGCTTGTGGGTGCAACGTTTGGTGATACCAAAAACCCGCTGCTGGTCTCCGTGCGCTCCGGTGCGCGTGCTTCCATGCCGGGCATGATGGACACTGTGCTCAATCTGGGCCTCAACGACGAAACCGTTGGCGCGCTGGCCACATTGTCCGGCGACGAGCGTTTTGCGCTCGACAGCTATCGCCGCTTTATCCAGATGTATTCAGACGTGGTGCTGGGCGTTGACCATTATCACTTTGAAGAGATTCTGGAGACCTTCAAGGAAGACAATGAGCTGACGCTGGACACGGAACTCACCGCCGAGAACTGGAAAGAGATCATCAGCCACTACAAGGCGGCTGTTGAACGCGAATTGCAGCAGCCGTTTCCGCAAGATGTGCGCGACCAGTTATGGGGTGCCATCTCGGCCGTGTTCGGCTCCTGGCGCAACGACCGTGCCGACACCTATCGGCGTCTGCACAACATTCCTGAAAGCTGGGGCACGGCGGTTAACGTGCAGGCCATGGTGTTCGGCAATATGGGCGAGACGTCGGCCACCGGCGTGGCGTTCACCCGCGACCCGTCCACCGGGGCCAACGAGTTTTACGGCGAGTTTCTGATCAACGCCCAGGGCGAGGACGTGGTGGCGGGCATCCGTACACCGCAGAACCTCACCAAAAAGGCGCGCGTGGCGGCGGGCTCAAAAGACCCCAGCATGGAAGAAGCCATGCCGGAGGTGTTCGGCCAGCTTGTGGACATCTATCACAAGCTCGAAGGCCACTACCGCGACATGCAGGACATCGAGTTCACCGTCCAGCAGGGCAAGCTGTGGATGTTGCAGACCCGCTCCGGCAAACGCACGGCCAAAGCCGCGCTCAAGATCGCCTGCGACATGGTGGATGAAGGGCTGATTACCTCCAACGAAGCGGTGTTGCGCGTTGAGCCCGGCTCGCTTGACCAGTTGCTGCACCCCACACTTGATCCGAAGGCGGAACGTCAGGTGATTGCCACGGGTCTGCCCGCGTCGCCCGGTGCGGCCTCCGGTGCGGTGGTGTTTACCGCTGAACACGCGGTGGAATGTATGCAGGAGGGCAAGCGCGTTATTCTGGTGCGTATTGAAACCAGCCCGGAAGACATTCACGGGATGCACGCCGCGCAGGGCATTTTGACCACGCGCGGTGGCATGACCAGCCACGCCGCCGTTGTGGCGCGCGGCATGGGGCGGCCGTGTGTATCGGGCACCGGCTCTGTGCGCGTGGACTACGCCGCCAAGCAGTTCACCGTTGGTGGTGTGACCGTCAGGGAAGGCGACATCATTACTATTGATGGCTCCAAAGGGCAGGTCATTCTGGGCGAAGTGCCGACACTTCAGCCCGAACTCTCCGGCGACTTTGCCAAACTTATGGTGTGGGCGGACGAAGCCCGCCGCATGAAAGTGCGCACCAATGCCGAAACGCCGCACGACGCTGAAACCGCGCGCAAGTTTGGCGCTGAAGGCATTGGCCTGTGCCGTACGGAGCACATGTTCTTTGAAGCCGAGCGCATTGTCGCCGTGCGTGAAATGATCCTGGCGGATGAGCACGATACCCAAGGTCGCAAAACGGCGCTGGCCAAAATCCTGCCGATGCAGCGCAAGGACTTTACCGAGCTGTTTGAAATCATGTCCGGCCTGCCGGTCACAATCCGTCTGCTCGATCCGCCGCTGCACGAGTTTCTTCCGCAGACGGACGATGAGATGGACGACGTGGCCGCAGCGTCCGGCATCGACGCCAAAAAGCTGAAACAGCGGGCGCACGAATTGCACGAGTTCAACCCGATGCTGGGTCATCGCGGCTGTCGGCTTGGCATTTCGTATCCTGAAATCTATGAGATGCAGGCCCGCGCCATTTTTGAAGCGTCCATCGCCGCCGCCGAAAAAACCGGCGCGCCCGTCACCCCTGAAATCATGGTGCCGCTGGTCGCCATGAAGCAGGAGCTGGACACGTTGAAGGCCCGCATCGTCGCCATCGCCGGCGAGGTTGAAAAAGAGACCGGCAAAAAGCTCAACTATCTGGTCGGTACCATGATTGAGCTGCCCCGCGCAGCGCTTCAGGCCGCCCGGATTGCCGAAACGGCTGAGTTCTTTTCCTTCGGCACCAATGACCTGACGCAAACCACCTACGGCATTTCGCGCGACGACGCCGCCATGTTCCTGAAAAATTATCAGGACCAGGGCCTCATCGAGCAGGACCCGTTCGTGTCGCTGGACCCTGATGGCGTCGGTGAGCTTGTGAAAATCGGTGTCGAGCGCGGCCGCGCCACCCGCCCGGACATTAAGCTGGGCATTTGTGGCGAGCACGGCGGCGATCCTGAATCGGTACGCTTCTGTGAGAGCGTCGGGCTGGACTATGTCTCATGTTCACCCTATCGCGTGCCGATTGCCCGGCTGGCGGCGGCACAGGCAGCGCTGCAAGCGGAGTAA
- a CDS encoding HD family hydrolase encodes MLSGRRLDLIDPSPLDIEIEDIAHGLARVARWNGQTTGEHAYSVAQHSLLVTDLAQAFAPQWDQTKLLAALLHDAPEYVIGDMISPFKAALGVDYKDFEGRLEAAIHVRFGIPVHTPKHVERTIKRADIVSAYMEAVELAGFEPGEAAKIFGRPRLTSAQSRAARRWIQPMSASAAQAAYLKRFATLAAK; translated from the coding sequence ATGTTGAGTGGACGGCGGCTTGACCTGATTGACCCGTCGCCGCTGGATATCGAGATTGAAGACATTGCCCATGGGCTTGCCCGTGTCGCGCGCTGGAACGGGCAGACGACGGGAGAGCACGCCTACAGCGTTGCGCAGCACTCGCTGCTCGTAACAGACTTGGCGCAGGCCTTTGCACCGCAGTGGGACCAGACAAAGCTGCTGGCAGCGCTCCTGCACGATGCGCCCGAATATGTGATTGGCGACATGATCAGTCCGTTCAAGGCAGCGCTTGGTGTTGATTACAAAGACTTCGAAGGAAGGCTGGAAGCAGCTATTCACGTTCGGTTTGGCATTCCCGTTCACACGCCCAAACATGTGGAACGCACAATCAAGCGCGCGGACATTGTGTCTGCCTATATGGAGGCAGTTGAACTTGCCGGGTTTGAACCGGGTGAAGCGGCAAAGATATTTGGACGACCTCGGCTGACGTCAGCCCAATCGCGGGCAGCTCGGCGATGGATCCAGCCAATGTCCGCAAGCGCAGCACAAGCTGCCTACCTCAAGCGATTTGCGACCCTGGCAGCGAAATAG
- the nadA gene encoding quinolinate synthase NadA has product MTIVYERSAYDVSANDGIKSAKATRPVAKKPVPDIEVPDYTPGLAKEMAPMYARLSKVIPSVEWPFFAPYIYEINRLKKQKNAVILAHNYMTPEIFHGVADIAGDSLQLAIEATKVEEQVIIQCGVHFMAETSKLLNPSKTVIIPDEMAGCSLASSITGADVRAMREAFPGVPVVTYVNTSAEVKAETDICCTSSNALKVVESLNAPRVMCIPDEYLARNVQKETDVELITYKGSCEVHERFTPEELRQYRENDPGIKIIAHPECPPDVLDEADFSGSTSAMINWVKDNQPGKVMMVTECSMSDNVAVENPNVDFIRPCNLCPHMKRITLPKILTSLHTLRDEVLIDPAIADRARLPIDRMIALNN; this is encoded by the coding sequence ATGACGATCGTGTATGAACGCAGCGCGTATGACGTCAGTGCAAATGACGGCATAAAGAGCGCCAAGGCCACAAGGCCTGTGGCGAAGAAGCCTGTTCCTGACATTGAGGTCCCCGACTACACACCGGGCCTCGCCAAGGAAATGGCGCCAATGTACGCGCGTCTTTCCAAGGTCATTCCCTCGGTCGAGTGGCCTTTTTTTGCGCCGTATATCTACGAGATCAACCGGCTGAAAAAGCAGAAGAATGCCGTCATTCTGGCGCATAACTACATGACGCCGGAAATCTTCCATGGCGTTGCCGACATTGCCGGCGACAGCCTGCAGTTGGCCATTGAGGCCACAAAGGTCGAGGAGCAGGTGATCATCCAGTGTGGTGTGCACTTCATGGCGGAAACGTCAAAGCTGCTGAACCCGTCCAAGACCGTCATCATTCCTGATGAGATGGCCGGGTGTTCGCTGGCATCTTCCATTACCGGGGCTGATGTGCGTGCCATGCGCGAAGCCTTTCCCGGCGTGCCGGTGGTGACATACGTCAACACTTCTGCCGAGGTAAAAGCTGAAACAGACATATGCTGCACATCGTCCAACGCGCTCAAGGTTGTTGAAAGCCTCAATGCGCCGCGCGTGATGTGCATTCCCGACGAATACCTTGCGCGCAACGTGCAAAAAGAGACGGACGTTGAGCTGATTACCTATAAAGGCTCGTGCGAGGTGCATGAGCGCTTCACGCCGGAAGAACTTCGTCAGTACCGGGAGAATGACCCCGGCATCAAGATCATTGCGCATCCTGAGTGTCCGCCCGACGTGCTGGACGAAGCAGATTTTTCCGGCTCGACCTCTGCCATGATCAATTGGGTTAAGGACAACCAGCCCGGCAAAGTGATGATGGTGACCGAGTGTTCCATGTCCGACAATGTGGCGGTGGAAAACCCGAATGTGGATTTCATCCGCCCGTGCAACCTGTGCCCGCACATGAAGCGGATCACGCTGCCGAAGATCCTCACATCTTTGCACACACTGCGGGACGAAGTGCTCATTGATCCGGCCATTGCTGACCGCGCGCGGTTGCCGATCGACCGTATGATTGCGCTCAACAATTAG
- a CDS encoding NAD regulator, giving the protein MTASSEASTPIGHVSFGDTSTAVVVGLNAAIVTVAEQEPRTLIVQTPNPTSPHHCDGWDALPFGPFDPLVHRTMATGLHAWVQEQTGLDLGYVEQLYTFGDRGRNRLPDDIGPHIISVGYLALVSTDDLGEDVAAPESVWRGWYSYFPWEDWRHARPRIIDDAIAPLVNAWAQSAETSPVISERKQRLNLCFGLGGISWDEEKVLERFELLYEAGLVDEAARDGRRNAKRKLNTPEGEQDVPPLGDPMQHDHRRILATAMGRLRAKLKYRPVVFELIMEEFTLTELQRTVEAVMGIKLHKQNFRRLVEKAGLVERTGRMTTNTGGRPAEQFRFRREVVTERAAPGMRVGVPRRSTS; this is encoded by the coding sequence ATGACCGCATCTTCTGAAGCATCGACACCAATCGGCCATGTGTCGTTTGGAGATACATCAACGGCGGTCGTCGTTGGCTTGAACGCGGCCATTGTCACCGTGGCTGAGCAGGAACCACGCACGCTTATCGTGCAGACGCCCAACCCGACCTCGCCGCATCATTGCGATGGTTGGGACGCCCTGCCTTTTGGACCGTTTGACCCCCTCGTGCACCGGACCATGGCAACGGGGTTGCACGCCTGGGTGCAGGAACAAACGGGTCTTGATCTGGGGTATGTCGAACAGCTTTACACCTTTGGTGACCGAGGCCGGAACAGACTGCCGGATGACATCGGCCCGCATATCATTTCGGTCGGATATCTTGCACTGGTCAGCACGGATGACCTTGGTGAGGATGTAGCGGCACCGGAAAGCGTTTGGCGGGGCTGGTACAGCTATTTTCCGTGGGAAGATTGGCGGCACGCGCGCCCCCGGATCATCGATGATGCAATTGCACCGCTTGTAAATGCGTGGGCACAAAGCGCTGAAACGTCGCCCGTAATTTCAGAGCGCAAGCAACGCCTGAACCTGTGTTTTGGGCTTGGTGGCATTTCCTGGGATGAGGAAAAGGTTCTGGAGCGGTTTGAGCTGCTCTATGAAGCCGGCCTTGTGGATGAAGCCGCCCGAGATGGACGGCGCAATGCAAAGCGCAAATTGAACACGCCTGAAGGTGAACAGGATGTGCCGCCGCTGGGCGATCCCATGCAGCATGATCACCGGCGTATTCTGGCAACTGCCATGGGCAGACTGCGTGCAAAACTGAAGTATCGCCCGGTTGTCTTTGAACTCATCATGGAAGAGTTCACGCTAACGGAGCTGCAACGCACTGTTGAAGCGGTGATGGGCATCAAACTGCACAAGCAAAATTTTCGACGGCTTGTCGAGAAGGCCGGCCTTGTTGAACGCACCGGACGCATGACGACCAACACAGGCGGCAGACCGGCGGAGCAATTCAGGTTCCGCCGGGAGGTCGTGACGGAACGCGCAGCACCGGGTATGCGCGTTGGTGTGCCCCGTCGCAGCACATCATGA
- the nadC gene encoding carboxylating nicotinate-nucleotide diphosphorylase, translating into MPLPPPMPRLIVEPAVRRALEEDLGRAGDITTDYVVPEATRAQARIAARQAGVVSGLDAARSAFRLVDPDLMIGVERHDGDVVSPGDTICHLDGKARSILTGERVALNFMGHMSGIATATRTMAQLIAHARARVTCTRKTTPGLRAFEKHAVRCGGGANHRFGLDDGLLIKDNHIAVAGGIVAAIEAARAQAGHMVKIECEVDTLEQLAQALDAGVEAVLLDNMPPATLAQAVAMNAGRATLEASGGINADTIVGVAESGVDLISVGWLTHSAPSLDLGLDIDFGD; encoded by the coding sequence ATGCCCCTTCCTCCGCCAATGCCGCGCCTGATCGTGGAGCCCGCCGTCAGGCGTGCGCTTGAAGAAGATCTGGGTCGCGCGGGCGACATCACCACCGACTATGTGGTGCCCGAGGCCACCCGCGCGCAGGCGCGCATCGCGGCACGTCAGGCCGGCGTTGTGTCAGGGCTTGATGCCGCGCGCTCGGCTTTCAGGCTGGTGGACCCGGATCTGATGATTGGCGTTGAACGTCATGATGGAGATGTCGTGTCACCAGGCGACACGATCTGCCATCTCGACGGCAAGGCGCGGTCCATCCTCACGGGCGAGCGGGTGGCGCTTAACTTCATGGGGCACATGTCCGGCATTGCCACAGCTACCCGCACAATGGCGCAGTTGATTGCGCACGCGCGCGCGCGGGTGACGTGCACCCGCAAAACAACGCCGGGCCTCAGAGCGTTTGAAAAGCACGCCGTACGCTGCGGGGGTGGGGCAAACCATCGCTTTGGCCTCGATGATGGGCTGCTCATCAAGGACAACCACATTGCCGTTGCGGGCGGCATTGTCGCAGCCATTGAAGCAGCCCGCGCGCAGGCGGGGCACATGGTCAAAATCGAGTGCGAGGTGGATACGCTGGAGCAACTGGCGCAGGCGCTGGATGCGGGCGTTGAAGCCGTGTTGCTGGACAACATGCCACCGGCAACCCTTGCGCAGGCTGTGGCTATGAATGCAGGGCGTGCCACGCTGGAGGCGTCAGGCGGCATCAATGCCGACACCATTGTTGGTGTGGCGGAAAGCGGCGTTGATCTGATCTCCGTTGGCTGGCTCACCCATTCAGCGCCATCGCTTGATCTGGGCCTGGACATCGATTTTGGCGACTGA
- a CDS encoding cell wall hydrolase: MLRSFDTVWQATADLMRGRPARLTGAALATVMFAFMGGVATGTITGFTPFGTSSDASSGISASPQVQAVKEQVRNQAIARVAGGRMAAPVTRLPAVSASMSDAAFYAVTANAVQIAGTQRLNKKFANLSPKQLERERKCLAEAIYHEARSEGAQGKLAVAEVVLTRADDRRYPSTICGVVYQGSNLSTGCQFSWTCDGLRDTAAEKDAWEKSMSIASYVMLDVKWEEVTGKATHYHADYVSPYWAPTLDETATVGRHVFYRWTAYNGLRDS, encoded by the coding sequence ATGCTCAGGAGCTTCGACACCGTTTGGCAGGCTACCGCAGATCTGATGCGCGGACGCCCTGCACGCCTCACCGGGGCAGCCCTTGCGACTGTGATGTTCGCTTTTATGGGCGGCGTTGCCACCGGCACCATCACAGGCTTCACGCCTTTCGGCACATCTTCAGATGCATCGTCCGGCATCAGCGCCTCACCGCAGGTGCAGGCGGTGAAAGAGCAGGTTCGCAACCAGGCGATTGCCCGTGTTGCGGGCGGGCGCATGGCGGCACCCGTAACCCGGCTTCCCGCGGTCAGCGCCAGCATGAGTGACGCGGCTTTCTATGCGGTCACAGCAAACGCCGTGCAGATTGCCGGCACACAAAGGCTGAACAAGAAGTTTGCAAACCTGAGCCCAAAGCAGCTCGAGCGTGAGCGCAAATGCCTTGCCGAGGCGATCTATCACGAAGCCCGCAGTGAGGGTGCGCAAGGCAAGCTCGCCGTGGCCGAAGTGGTGCTCACCCGCGCGGATGACCGACGGTACCCAAGTACAATTTGCGGCGTTGTCTATCAGGGGTCAAACCTGTCCACGGGCTGCCAGTTTTCCTGGACCTGCGACGGTTTGCGGGACACGGCGGCTGAAAAAGACGCCTGGGAAAAATCCATGTCCATCGCCAGCTACGTGATGCTGGACGTGAAGTGGGAAGAAGTGACCGGCAAGGCCACGCATTACCATGCAGACTATGTGTCGCCCTACTGGGCCCCGACGCTGGACGAAACCGCGACCGTCGGCAGGCACGTTTTCTACCGCTGGACGGCATATAACGGCCTGCGCGACAGCTAG
- a CDS encoding L-aspartate oxidase, whose product MTNHREHVAGDVLIAGAGLAGLFTALKLADAGRRITVLAGIPRPGGATSTWAQGGIAAALGEDDSTDLHVADTLAAGDGLVDEPAARVLAEDAAARIADLEALGVSFDKKPDGRFSLGREGAHSRNRIAHVGGDGAGAAIMGALLKAARAHEAIHIVPGWNAADLIVEGGAVTGVVTRGGVGPDAPTLHFRAPATVLATGGIGALFAVTTNPAGSRGHGLGLAARAGALVSDVEFVQFHPTAIVSTEDPAPLATEALRGEGATLLRADGSRLMDGIHRDMELAPRDIVAREIAAEIARGGQVLLDCRTAVGAVFPKRFPAVYAAAQRAGIDPVRETIPVAPAAHYHMGGVVTALTGEASLPGLYACGEVSRTGAHGANRLASNSLLESIVFGARIATHIAALGDRGPAPGQAPAGGDAPKGPDPHGVQIVRLRQSMSRDVGVARDRASLGRALGIIRELETLARPEASGYRNMLAAAHLIAAAAHRRCESRGGHARLDYPATDTTLQRTMPLTLAQAYETDIAAPETRSA is encoded by the coding sequence ATGACAAACCATCGCGAGCATGTAGCCGGTGATGTGCTTATTGCAGGCGCAGGTCTTGCCGGACTGTTCACCGCGCTGAAGCTGGCGGACGCGGGACGGCGGATCACTGTGCTTGCGGGCATACCGCGGCCTGGTGGCGCAACATCAACCTGGGCGCAGGGCGGTATAGCCGCAGCCCTTGGCGAGGATGACAGTACTGACCTGCACGTGGCTGACACGCTGGCCGCAGGCGACGGGCTGGTGGACGAACCCGCTGCCCGTGTGCTGGCGGAAGATGCCGCCGCGCGCATTGCTGACCTTGAAGCGCTGGGTGTTTCGTTTGACAAAAAACCAGACGGCCGTTTTTCGTTGGGCCGTGAAGGCGCACACTCGCGCAACCGCATTGCCCATGTAGGCGGCGACGGTGCGGGCGCGGCTATCATGGGCGCGCTGCTGAAAGCTGCCCGTGCCCACGAGGCCATACATATTGTGCCCGGCTGGAATGCCGCCGATCTGATTGTGGAAGGGGGTGCTGTTACCGGCGTTGTCACGCGCGGCGGTGTGGGGCCGGATGCGCCGACGCTGCATTTCCGGGCACCTGCCACAGTGCTTGCAACGGGCGGCATCGGTGCCCTTTTTGCCGTTACCACCAACCCCGCAGGATCGCGCGGCCATGGGCTTGGGCTTGCGGCGCGCGCGGGTGCGCTGGTGAGCGACGTTGAGTTTGTGCAGTTTCACCCAACTGCCATCGTCAGCACCGAAGACCCCGCCCCGCTTGCCACCGAGGCCCTGCGCGGCGAAGGCGCAACCCTGTTGCGGGCCGATGGGTCGCGGCTGATGGACGGCATTCACCGCGACATGGAACTTGCACCGCGCGATATTGTGGCCCGCGAAATTGCCGCGGAAATCGCCCGTGGCGGCCAGGTGTTGCTGGACTGTCGGACGGCTGTTGGTGCGGTGTTTCCCAAGCGGTTTCCGGCCGTGTATGCAGCCGCACAACGTGCTGGCATTGACCCTGTTCGTGAGACCATTCCTGTCGCGCCTGCCGCGCATTATCATATGGGGGGTGTTGTGACGGCCCTGACAGGCGAAGCTTCCCTGCCCGGTCTTTATGCCTGCGGCGAAGTCTCGCGCACAGGGGCGCACGGCGCCAACCGGCTGGCCTCCAACTCATTGCTTGAATCGATTGTCTTTGGTGCCCGCATTGCCACACACATTGCCGCACTCGGCGACCGTGGCCCAGCGCCCGGACAGGCTCCCGCAGGGGGTGACGCCCCCAAGGGTCCGGACCCGCATGGTGTGCAAATTGTCCGGCTGCGGCAGAGCATGTCACGTGATGTAGGTGTCGCGCGGGACCGCGCTTCGCTGGGGCGCGCGCTTGGCATCATCCGCGAGCTTGAAACCCTCGCGCGGCCTGAAGCGTCTGGTTACCGCAACATGCTGGCAGCGGCTCACCTGATTGCTGCCGCCGCCCATCGCCGTTGCGAAAGCCGGGGCGGGCACGCCCGCCTCGACTACCCGGCGACCGACACAACCCTGCAGCGGACCATGCCCCTCACCCTCGCCCAAGCTTACGAGACCGACATTGCAGCTCCTGAAACAAGATCGGCCTGA